DNA from Evansella sp. LMS18:
TGAAGTGTAAATCGAACAATAAAGTAACATTTTAAGATAGTGTTCGTATTAAAGATGAAAATCTTCAATTATGAAATTGATTCAAATGATTATAAATTTATATTCTGGAAGGAAATAACGGAGGGATACTGTGAAGCTTATTTCGATTTGCCCCAGTAATACAGAGCTCCTAGCTTATCTTGGGCTTACTTCATCGCTGGCAGGAGTTGACGACTATTCCGACTGGCCGGAGGAGATAAATGATCTCCCCCGCGTTGGTCCGGATTTAAATATTGATATGGATAAAGTAGAGGAATTAAATCCGGATCTCGTTCTTGCTTCCCTGACTGTTCCAGGAATGGAAAAGAACATTGAGGAATTGGAGAAACGCCGGATTCCTTACTATATTGTTCCGAATCCTGAGACGCTCACTGAAGTTGGCGACCAGCTTCTTCTCCTGGGAGAACTGACAAATCAGCAGAAAGCAGCAGAAAAGATGCATGATAAATTTACTGCTGTTCTGAATGAATACAGGAAACTGAGCAGCACGGTCACAAAGAAAAAAAGTATTTACTGGGAGTGGTGGGCCAAGCCTGTCTTTACTCCAGGTGCAGGAAACTGGCTGACAGAGATCAGTGAACTAGCCGGAGGATATAATGTGTTTAAAGATAAGGAAGA
Protein-coding regions in this window:
- a CDS encoding cobalamin-binding protein; amino-acid sequence: MKLISICPSNTELLAYLGLTSSLAGVDDYSDWPEEINDLPRVGPDLNIDMDKVEELNPDLVLASLTVPGMEKNIEELEKRRIPYYIVPNPETLTEVGDQLLLLGELTNQQKAAEKMHDKFTAVLNEYRKLSSTVTKKKSIYWEWWAKPVFTPGAGNWLTEISELAGGYNVFKDKEEASVQTDWEDVRLREPEIIAVVWVGVRKEKVKPEIILKRPLWKEMEAVKKQNLFILEEPLFCRPSPRLLTGLQRIASLAHPDIFPMYKEGSDVLLGDKDEYGK